From Acropora muricata isolate sample 2 chromosome 14, ASM3666990v1, whole genome shotgun sequence, one genomic window encodes:
- the LOC136899227 gene encoding uncharacterized protein isoform X4 has product MYIYSKEQEEKPSYLPVELALKKYKGGTAAYLISQMRHDRVQKLFLCQENKAQTPMKLYFGDYISCQDAKTKEPLMKKTVLAILDKHINPRWPYLPEMKEDEENDRELERAFSSVPDDPMNYDFFYHILGADDKGKQPKIEVATEVDEHGASLNTGMIANPKFNDKSLSCLRRISESGYKAQRLKSSSFDEHMNIC; this is encoded by the exons ATGTACATATACAGCAAAGAACAGGAGGAGAAGCCCAGTTATTTACCAGTTGAGTTAGCTTTGAAGAAATACAAAGGTGGTACAGCAGCTTATTTGATATCTCAAATGCGACATGATAG AGTACAAAAGCTATTTCTGTGCCAAGAAAACAAAGCGCAGACCCCAATGAAGCTTTATTTTGGAGATTACATCAGCTGCCAAGATGCGAAAACAAaggaacccctgatgaag AAAACAGTGCTGGCGATTTTAGATAAGCACATCAATCCGCGATGGCCGTATTTACCGGAGATGAAAGAGGACGAAGAAAATGACAGAGAACTGGAGCGAGCTTTCAGTAGCGTGCCAGATGATCCCATGAACTATGACTTCTTTTATCACATACTTGGAGCAGATGACAAGGGAAAGCAGCCTAAGATTGAAGTCGCAACTGAAGTGGACGAGCATGGAGCTTCTCTGAACACTGGAATGATTGCGAATCCCAAATTCAACGACAAATCTTTGTCATGTCTGAGACGAATTTCAGAAAGTGGATACAAG